The following are from one region of the Oncorhynchus masou masou isolate Uvic2021 chromosome 24, UVic_Omas_1.1, whole genome shotgun sequence genome:
- the erich3 gene encoding glutamate-rich protein 3 → MKLHPEIMSHLYPGLLSAYNSLTDKHLTGYFNNTRIRRHLQRVGLITRSGRIVPDKEYRHNVMQRAHQRHVRECLAQAIFHKVLDMERLHQIEIKRKLEDFARRERVHKIKVERSKRYEEEIIHILSPRPPTGPRVSHAQHSGPEGEHSESSESPGSSRPNTAPGKMQRPVRLKPIHSNSTTASHRHTSPYRPHDSSNETDQPFNCIMDKDSRRHLTGTEFSRGISPYRLPVINNFVTPVPPPTKRKERGGFKGTPNGTFRGRRLRPTTAPSGPGMTEDSTLPRTSVQSKVCVSMVFFGKTVHLSHDLMDMRDEVKVFQQHCGGENLCVYKGRLQEGEAFQFVSRRHRGFPFSLTFFLNGLQVERLSSCCEFKHRKGSRLGGRHGHFGFSSTEGASPCYRCIIAMGLDKKPTPPPKRVKEEIIVTRPVNTGKDTAGVEEEMISKDSHSQPEPETTQPQDMETEIKEDIPEEEDKPKDDYEEDFEADDEGQVEDRGEEKDKKSVPPFSERDGEDREKGNQSDSEDDDKVEERRSRSRSDSSSSGSDMDDSEAEAKEDQAVNQVADLEEAPPQAEQAKDTPTTIAPDPDQPPTEDPTTATESSSPTPPQTTSTGEEDTGTLGYSPGDSTARPTDLEVSDTSGLSEEGKGDDDGSAEAKEEDDKESGAKAEGESTQEEEPERAKSVQEKLAEAILKEAQSHSEPELSDTSTETEEDPTEKNQQPDTIGTEPEQAGAFTLERQISTEEVKCEESSLSAQEMTSQSAAEGKEVGTELKEEEEDGAPESEQITEETSGVTEAKEEDPKASPETDDQEEADSKVETKGKEEGEENKGNQEDDEAVDLQAGEPAKASDSVTIKEQQEEKNTADPDIPPSESEEMKSTKDESSAPEEPGSKTEIETAVTDEAGTEVAESEAVEMKAKPIADSESHSHKEMPITDKERQGDGEEDTVGGTETEVTADNSSSVSEKSGDTTVCAEKTAEGAEKCEDAPGETEAKLESDTGEAMKEDRLEKEAGPDEVGGETTTEDKASDKVENDFAQIEEGKVKDGEKTGNDKKEEKQETEEVNTGEAKRDEEKVSEGKVDRSEKDGEDNAEEGTQGGENAEGNKAEEGETDDSKKAAEVEDKVECEEKVRQAEKEDDDGEEIVKEDGKLERGEMVEENKAAKVSEHETGEKEGEEVVEENVMDAEEASELKVEEGEHMTTTEFKVEETEIKDNVQESVCDANENDEFDVESGSAPIVGDSTAARDETLVSRKETEKKDSEVDSENGETAAASEVQSDTAREETESTNQDTQGKNKVDEKDKEAETKTDDLNKVVTEEDPKDQEEANDKCENTKVDQDADTEDKESKAEESNRDSHAGSHEGDPEPVNTGAESKEEAMSENADKETKNVKEIEASVESQEQSELKTQSKDRIVDATLESADKNPDTSTDNLDDGKEKVNDATTEVIVVSEETQAPASEPRAMELEDTTETESDLKEKEHKTEDESTEGASKQSEEGASVVLKPQSETQQKESSASGKYANVLEESVKAEDHAATPETLEKGDNRDLVTNWVNVHQSSKFFETFIEPLDDFTSDNVISESNSDARAIAPTHMTEISRPERPTKTAKTPDPKPDDHDTNASERSAVVGGGAGTIVENIVTELKEAAPSAKDDNESNSNNKVEVIQSDLSSTHSRDDDASETGLTKYSLEVEEGTEVTLFTLSAELEDSSREDTAGPREEGQGYSEELKGTTRMSEDDKDKDMTMQGENDLTEMSKTDVERIQCSNHSAASGRPAKIIEDPAETKETKANSGLDEQQTLQEITVLTTLSKNGDETQEQSESPDNHSESGTTSREPEDAKETKEPKEQEAAEVTEITELRAISKSENESQEYSQSVQLRSKQLDGSRRGDKEDLQLIDQLSTCSVEDSSMFGHTSYPLLTTAPTDSNY, encoded by the exons ATCACCAGGAGTGGGCGGATTGTCCCAGACAAAGAGTACAGACACAATGTGATGCAGAGAGCGCACCAGAGGCATGTGAGGGAATGCCTGGCCCAGGCCATCTTCCATAAGGTGCTGGAcatggag CGTCTCCATCAGATCGAGATCAAGAGGAAGTTGGAGGATTTTGCCCGGAGGGAGAGAGTGCATAAAATCAAG GTTGAACGTTCCAAGAGGTACGAGGAGGAGATAATCCATATCCTGTCTCCACGGCCGCCCACGGGCCCCAGGGTCTCCCACGCACAGCATTCTGGCCCAGAGGGGGAGCACTCTGAATCCTCTGAATCT ccGGGCTCGTCTCGACCCAACACGGCTCCAGGGAAGATGCAGAGGCCGGTGCGTCTGAAGCCCATCCATAGTAACAGCACCACAGCCTCCCACAGACACACCTCCCCCTACAGGCCCCATGACTCCTCCAATGAAACGGACCAGCCTTTCAACTGCATT ATGGACAAAGACTCCAGAAGACATTTGACCGGGACAGAGTTTTCCCGTGGTATATCCCCCTACCGCCTTCCAGTCATCAACAACTTTGTTACCCCAGTGCCACCACCGActaagaggaaagagaggggcgGTTTTAAGGGTACCCCCAATGGCACTTTCAGGGGACGGAGACTGCGCCCCACCACGGCCCCAAGTGGTCCCGGAATGACGGAg GACTCTACTCTCCCGCGGACGTCTGTGCAGAGCAAAGTATGTGTGAGCATGGTGTTCTTTGGGAAGACAGTGCACCTGTCACATGACCTGATGGACATGAGGGATGAGGTGAAGGTGTTCCAGCAGCACTGTGGGGGAGAGAACCTGTGTGTGTACAAGGGCAGACTCCAGGAGGGAG agGCGTTCCAGTTTGTGTCGCGGCGCCACCGTGGCTTCCCCTTCAGCCTGACGTTCTTTCTCAACGGGCTGCAGGTGGAGCGCCTCAGCTCCTGCTGTGAGTTCAAACACAGGAAGGGTTCCCGGCTAGGTGGCCGCCACGGACATTTTGGATTCTCCAGCACGGAGGGAGCCTCGCCCTGCTACAG GTGTATCATAGCCATGGGGTTAGACAAGAAGCCCACCCCTCCTCCAAAGAGAGTCAAAGAGGAAATCATAGTCACCCGCCCTGTAAACACTGGGAAGGACACtgcaggggtggaggaggagatgattAGTAAAGACAGTCACTCTCAACCAGAGCCTGAGACAACTCAGCCACAggacatggagacagagatcaaAGAAGACATTCCAGAAGAGGAGGACAAACCAAAAGATG ACTATGAAGAGGACTTTGAGGCGGATGACGAGGGGCAggttgaggacagaggagaagagaaagacaAGAAAAGTGTTCCTCCCTTCAGCGAAAGAGACGgcgaggatagagagaaaggcaACCAGTCTGACAGTGAGGACGATGACAAAGTTG AAGAGAGAAGGTCAAGGTCGAGGTCAGACTCCAGCTCCTCAGGAAGTGACATGGACGACAGTGAGGCTGAGGCCAAGGAAGACCAAGCAGTCAACCAGGTAGCTGACCTAGAGGAGGCTCCTCCCCAGGCTGAACAGGCAAAAGACACCCCCACCACCATAGCACCTGATCCAGACCAACCACCCACAGAGGATCCCACCACAGCCACAGAGAGCAGCTCTCCTACCCCACCCCAGACCACCTCGACTGGGGAGGAAGACACAGGGACCTTGGGGTACAGCCCTGGGGACAGCACAGCGAGACCCACAGACCTTGAGGTGTCAGACACAAGTGGGCTGtcggaggaggggaaaggggatgaTGATGGGAGTGCTGAGGCTAAGGAGGAAGACGACAAGGAGAGTGGGGCTAAGGCGGAGGGTGAGTCGACACAGGAGGAGGAGCCTGAGAGGG CCAAGTCTGTGCAGGAGAAACTAGCAGAGGCCATTTTGAAGGAGGCTCAGAGTCACTCAGAGCCAGAGCTGAGTGACACCAGCACTGAGACGGAGGAAGACCCCACTGAGAAAAACCAACAACCGGACACCATTG GTACGGAACCAGAGCAAGCCGGGGCTTTTACTCTGGAGCGTCAGATCAGTACAGAGGAAGTGAAGTGTGAGGAAAGTTCACTCAGTGCACAGGAAATGACCTCACAGAGTGCTGCTGAGGGAAAAGAAGTCGGGACTGAgctgaaggaagaggaggaagatggtgCACCAGAGTCTGAACAGATAACTGAAGAAACCAGTGGTGTGACAGAGGCGAAAGAGGAGGATCCAAAAGCCAGTCCGGAGACGGATGATCAAGAGGAGGCAGACAGCAAAGTAGAAACAAAGGGGAAAGAAGAGGGTGAAGAAAATAAGGGCAACCAGGAAGATGATGAGGCTGTGGATCTTCAGGCGGGCGAGCCAGCTAAAGCAAGTGATTCTGTAACTATTAAAGAGCAGCAGGAAGAGAAAAACACAGCAGATCCTGACATACCACCTAGTGAGTCAGAGGAGATGAAAAGCACCAAAGATGAGTCATCTGCACCAGAAGAACCAGGGAGCAAGACTGAGATAGAAACAGCTGTGACGGATGAGGCAGGGACTGAGGTGGCAGAGAGTGAAGCAGTAGAGATGAAAGCAAAGCCCATTGCGGATTCAGAGTCCCATAGCCATAAAGAGATGCCTATAACTGACAAGGAAAggcagggagatggggaggaggacacGGTTGGaggcacagagacagaagtcACAGCAGATAATTCAAGCAGCGTGTCAGAGAAAAGTGGAGATACTACTGTCTGTGCTGaaaagacagcagagggagctgaGAAGTGTGAGGATGCACCTGGAGAAACCGAAGCCAAACTTGAGAGTGACACAGGGGAGGCTATGAAGGAAGACAGACTAGAAAAAGAAGCTGGTCCGGATGAAGTTGGAGGAGAAACTACTACAGAGGATAAGGCAAGTGATAAGGTAGAAAATGACTTTGCCCAAATTGAAGAAGGGAAAGTAAAGGACGGTGAAAAGACTGGAAATGATAAGAAAGAAGAAAAGCAAGAGACTGAGGAAGTAAATACTGGAGAAGctaagagagatgaagagaaagttAGTGAGGGTAAGGTAGACAGAAGTGAGAAAGATGGGGAGGATAACGCAGAAGAGGGGACACAGGGTGGAGAAAATGCTGAGGGGAAtaaggcagaggagggagaaacagatgACAGCAAAAAGGCAGCAGAAGTAGAAGATAAGGTGGAGTGTGAAGAGAAGGTTAGACAGGCAGAAAAGGAAGACGATGATGGAGAGGAAATTGTAAAAGAAGATGGCAAGCTAGAACGTGGGGAAATGGTTGAAGAAAATAAAGCAGCAAAAGTATCTGAGCAtgaaacaggagagaaagagggagaggaagtagtTGAGGAAAATGTTATGGATGCAGAGGAAGCCAGTGAACTTAAAGTGGAGGAAGGagaacacatgacaacaactgAGTTCAAAGTTGAAGAGACTGAGATCAAAGACAATGTTCAAGAATCTGTATGTGATGCGAACGAGAATGATGAATTTGATGTAGAGAGCGGCTCAGCTCCAATTGTTGGAGATAGCACTGCGGCCAGAGATGAGACCCTAGTCAGCAGGAAAGAAACAGAGAAAAAGGACAGTGAGGTAGATTCTGAAAATGGAGAGACAGCTGCAGCCTCTGAAGTTCAGAGTGACACCgcaagagaggagacagagtccACAAACCAAGATACCCAAGGCAAAAACAAGGTAGATGAAAAGGACAAGGAGGCAGAAACAAAGACAGATGACCTAAACAAGGTAGTGACAGAGGAAGATCCTAAAGACCAGGAAGAGGCAAATGACAAATGTGAAAATACCAAAGTAGATCAGGATGCAGACACAGAAGACAAAGAATCTAAGGCTGAGGAATCTAACAGagatagccatgctggttcacATGAAGGAGACCCAGAGCCAGTTAACACTGGGGCTGAATCCAAAGAAGAGGCTATGTCAGAGAATGCTGATAAGGAGACTAAGAATGTCAAGGAGATAGAGGCATCTGTAGAGTCTCAAGAGCAGTCGGAACTAAAAACTCAGTCAAAGGACAGAATTGTAGATGCTACACTTGAGAGTGCAGATAAGAACCCAGATACAAGCACAGATAACTTGGATGATGGCAAAGAGAAAGTTAATGATGCTACTACAGAGGTGATTGTTGTTTCTGAAGAGACACAAGCTCCAGCTTCAGAACCCAGAGCTATGGAGCTAGAAGATACTACAGAGACGGAATCAGATCTGAAGGAAAAAGAACATAAAACGGAAGACGAATCCACAGAAGGGGCAAGCAAGCAATCTGAAGAAGGAGCCAGTGTTGTCCTCAAACCTCAGTCAGAAACACAACAAAAAGAAAGCAGTGCATCAGGTAAATACGCTAATGTACTTGAGGAAAGTGTTAAAGCTGAGGACCATGCTGCAACTCCAGAGACCTTGGAGAAAGGAGACAATAGGGATCTTGTAACTAACTGGGTGAATGTACATCAATCCTCAAAGTTCTTTGAGACATTCATAGAGCCCCTAGATGACTTTACTTCTGACAATGTCATCAGTGAGTCTAATTCGGATGCCAGGGCTATAGCGCCAACACACATGACCGAAATTTCCAGACCAGAGAGACCTACTAAAACGGCAAAGACACCAGACCCGAAACCTGACGATCATGATACCAATGCCTCGGAGAGGAGCGCCGTTGTTGGAGGCGGAGCTGGCACCATTGTTGAGAATATAGTTACGGAACTTAAAGAGGCAGCCCCATCCGCAAAGGATGACAATGAGTCAAACAGTAATAACAAGGTGGAAGTGATCCAGTCAGATCTCAGTAGTACTCACTCAAGAGACGATGACGCCAGTGAAACTGGGCTAACAAAATACTCTCTCGAGGTGGAAGAGGGAACAGAAGTCACTCTCTTCACACTCTCTGCTGAGCTTGAAGACAGCAGCAGAGAAGACACAGCTGGGCCACgggaggagggtcagggttattcaGAGGAGCTCAAAGGAACTACAAGGATGTCTGAGGATGACAAGGACAAAGATATGACAATGCAGGGTGAAAATGATCTGACAGAAATGTCCAAAACTGACGTTGAAAGGATACAGTGCTCTAACCATTCAGCTGCCAGTGGCAGGCCTGCAAAGATCATTGAGGATCCAGCAGAGACTAAAGAAACCAAAGCCAATTCCGGGTTGGATGAGCAACAAACATTGCAAGAGATAACCGTCCTGACAACGCTTTCCAAAAATGGAGATGAAACACAGGAGCAGTCTGAGAGTCCAGATAACCACTCTGAATCTGGCACAACGTCAAGAGAACCAGAAGACGCCAAAGAGACAAAGGAACCGAAAGAGCAAGAGGCTGCAGAGGTTACAGAAATAACAGAGCTAAGAGCCATTTCTAAATCTGAGAATGAGAGCCAGGAATACTCCCAAAGTGTACAGCTCCGTTCTAAACAACTGGATGGAAGCAGGAGGGGAGACAAAGAAGATCTACAGCTGATTGACCAGCTGAGCACCTGCTCAGTGGAAGACTCTTCGATGTTTGGCCACACCTCATACCCTCTGTTGACAACTGCACCGACTGACAGTAACTATTAG